A single window of Nitrospiria bacterium DNA harbors:
- a CDS encoding Ig domain-containing protein, producing the protein MRKSVPFLMTLFFLLLGCSQGKENLEVYVPAEEAKNGENQMLGGVWGVEISPHEPSSDESLMVLVQEQMGGRLAPTLLYQWHRNGVLIPGVTSNHLPKQHFGKGDLIFVQVSNPKGVDQTSKIKSDPVSILNTPPRVLSVSFKPEQPRSGQPIEAAVQGLDYDEDSLEYAFRWYKNEQEIEGEPSSVLEPEHFKKGDRIQVEVKAFDGENEGDSFSASPLIVLNTPPIITSKPPFSMGDNGEYQYTIQAEDPDGDNVFFEMVKGPEGMAMDSQRGSLSWKPSPNEIGTHSIEIAAVDPDGAKGIQKYDLEIFPLEAAVQ; encoded by the coding sequence ATGAGAAAATCGGTTCCTTTTTTAATGACACTATTTTTTTTACTCCTTGGGTGTTCCCAAGGGAAGGAAAATCTTGAGGTCTATGTTCCGGCGGAGGAAGCCAAAAATGGAGAGAACCAAATGTTGGGAGGGGTTTGGGGGGTTGAAATTTCTCCCCATGAACCCTCATCCGATGAGAGTCTGATGGTTTTGGTTCAGGAACAAATGGGGGGCCGTCTGGCCCCAACCCTTCTCTATCAATGGCATCGGAATGGGGTTCTGATTCCAGGGGTGACCTCCAATCATCTTCCAAAACAGCACTTTGGGAAGGGAGATCTTATTTTCGTCCAGGTTTCCAACCCGAAGGGAGTTGATCAAACCTCAAAAATAAAATCCGATCCGGTAAGTATTTTAAACACCCCTCCGAGGGTTTTATCGGTTTCGTTTAAACCGGAACAACCACGGAGTGGTCAACCGATAGAGGCAGCTGTTCAAGGTTTGGATTATGATGAAGATTCCCTGGAATATGCATTCCGATGGTATAAAAATGAACAAGAAATTGAAGGGGAACCATCCTCCGTTCTAGAGCCAGAACATTTTAAAAAAGGGGACCGAATTCAGGTAGAAGTGAAAGCCTTTGATGGAGAAAATGAAGGTGACTCATTTTCTGCCTCCCCCCTTATTGTTTTAAACACCCCTCCCATTATTACTTCCAAACCTCCCTTCTCCATGGGGGACAACGGGGAATACCAATATACCATTCAAGCAGAGGATCCCGATGGGGACAATGTTTTTTTTGAAATGGTGAAAGGTCCTGAAGGGATGGCCATGGATTCCCAAAGGGGGTCCCTGTCCTGGAAACCTTCCCCTAATGAAATTGGTACCCACTCCATTGAAATTGCCGCTGTGGATCCTGATGGAGCAAAAGGGATTCAAAAATACGACCTTGAGATTTTTCCTCTGGAAGCGGCTGTGCAGTGA
- a CDS encoding type II secretion system F family protein — translation MPFALSLGPMPLFRYKARNEFGSPLKGTLDSSGPEAVALHLSNLGFIPISIKEEQPGLFSDSFFSDFQRISPEDLIIFTRQLATLINAGLPFLSSMDSLVAQTENPRLKKTLLQVRRDVEGGLFFSDALIRHPKIFSSLFVNMVRAGEVGGVLDEILERLARLAEHEVETRNRIKVATRYPKIVMFALLVAFVILTTLVIPKFANLYSNFQVALPLPTRILIGINDAVHQYWYLMIGGTILAVGGIRHYLRTDPGRLWWDSFKLKIPVFGPIFLKTALSRFARVFGTLTRSGLPMLQTLDTVSTTVGNVLISRVINTLRESARQGKGLVQPMRVSGVFPPVVIQMVAIGEETGKMEEMLFKVSDYYDMEVEYKIKNLSASLEPILLVLIGGTVLFLALAIFLPWWNLVSVFKSGVGG, via the coding sequence ATGCCCTTTGCACTATCCTTAGGTCCTATGCCTCTTTTTCGTTACAAAGCCAGGAATGAGTTTGGATCCCCGTTGAAAGGAACACTGGATTCAAGTGGTCCAGAGGCTGTGGCTCTTCATTTAAGTAATCTGGGATTTATCCCTATATCAATCAAAGAGGAACAGCCCGGTCTTTTTTCAGATTCATTTTTCAGTGATTTTCAACGGATCTCCCCCGAAGACCTGATTATTTTTACCCGGCAATTGGCAACGTTAATCAATGCAGGTCTCCCTTTTTTATCCAGCATGGACTCCCTGGTGGCGCAAACAGAGAATCCCCGTTTGAAGAAAACGCTTCTTCAAGTGAGGCGGGATGTTGAGGGAGGCCTTTTTTTCTCCGATGCCCTGATCCGTCATCCTAAAATTTTTTCTTCACTTTTTGTCAATATGGTTCGCGCAGGGGAGGTGGGAGGTGTACTCGATGAGATTTTGGAACGTTTGGCCCGGTTGGCCGAGCATGAGGTTGAAACGCGGAACCGGATTAAGGTGGCCACCCGCTATCCCAAAATCGTGATGTTTGCCCTTTTGGTGGCTTTTGTGATCTTAACCACACTGGTAATTCCAAAATTCGCCAATTTATACTCCAATTTCCAGGTGGCATTACCCCTTCCGACGCGTATCCTCATTGGCATTAATGATGCGGTTCATCAATATTGGTATTTAATGATTGGGGGAACCATTCTGGCCGTAGGGGGAATCCGCCATTACCTCCGGACCGATCCGGGGCGTCTTTGGTGGGATTCATTTAAACTTAAAATTCCGGTCTTCGGTCCCATCTTTTTAAAAACCGCCCTTTCCCGGTTTGCGCGGGTTTTCGGAACCTTGACCCGTAGCGGCCTTCCAATGCTTCAGACCTTGGATACCGTTTCAACCACGGTGGGAAATGTGCTCATTTCCCGGGTGATTAATACCCTCAGAGAAAGCGCCCGGCAGGGAAAAGGATTGGTCCAGCCCATGAGGGTGAGCGGGGTATTTCCTCCCGTGGTCATTCAAATGGTTGCCATCGGTGAAGAGACGGGGAAGATGGAGGAGATGCTGTTTAAAGTGTCCGATTATTACGATATGGAGGTGGAATATAAGATTAAAAATCTCTCTGCCTCTTTGGAACCGATTCTTCTGGTTTTGATTGGAGGAACGGTTCTCTTTTTAGCCTTGGCGATATTCCTTCCCTGGTGGAATCTGGTGTCTGTCTTTAAATCCGGCGTAGGGGGGTGA
- a CDS encoding type II secretion system protein, with protein MFRLKRQEGLGVIDTLIVCIIVAFLMVVFLAHYQQVAQKAQETSLKEGLRNIRVSINVYRAWNRNQNPENLRKLITESYLWPSPSGTLFKRYYLEASSTDSEGHLLDPFGRRYHYEPKTGEVWSGTEGYEKW; from the coding sequence ATGTTTCGTTTGAAAAGACAAGAGGGATTGGGAGTCATCGATACCCTCATTGTCTGTATTATTGTGGCGTTTTTGATGGTGGTTTTCCTGGCTCATTACCAACAGGTCGCCCAAAAGGCACAAGAGACCTCTCTCAAGGAAGGACTTCGGAATATTCGCGTCTCCATCAATGTGTATCGGGCTTGGAATCGCAACCAAAACCCAGAGAATCTCCGGAAGCTGATTACCGAGAGCTATTTGTGGCCGAGCCCTTCGGGAACACTATTCAAGAGATATTACCTGGAGGCTTCCAGCACCGACTCGGAAGGCCATCTTTTAGACCCTTTTGGGCGACGATACCATTATGAGCCGAAAACCGGGGAGGTATGGTCTGGGACGGAGGGTTATGAAAAATGGTGA
- a CDS encoding prepilin-type N-terminal cleavage/methylation domain-containing protein has product MKEIKNTKGFTLIELIVIIVVLGLLAAVAVTRYQDLTSDAMISTSKGNLGSIRSGIKILHAKVLLAGVSASNPEWPTLAELNANITSGRTPASLNNLKMIEGPSGGSCQAANVCMPEDLVSTLATVGARSTVMGASTAQANSRTPPGGSGGWAYDENTGQFYVNQANPVDSRGIPANQW; this is encoded by the coding sequence ATGAAGGAAATTAAAAATACAAAAGGGTTTACCCTGATTGAATTGATTGTCATCATCGTTGTTCTCGGGTTATTGGCGGCGGTGGCCGTAACCCGGTACCAAGATTTGACCTCCGATGCCATGATCTCCACCAGTAAGGGAAACCTTGGAAGCATTCGATCGGGGATAAAAATCCTTCATGCAAAGGTCCTGTTGGCGGGGGTTTCAGCGTCCAATCCGGAGTGGCCCACCTTGGCTGAACTGAACGCCAATATTACATCGGGTCGAACTCCGGCAAGCCTCAATAATCTGAAAATGATTGAAGGCCCTTCTGGTGGAAGCTGTCAAGCCGCTAATGTTTGCATGCCGGAAGACCTCGTTTCCACCCTTGCCACGGTGGGCGCACGAAGCACTGTGATGGGAGCTTCAACGGCACAGGCCAACAGTCGAACCCCTCCAGGTGGGTCAGGGGGATGGGCCTATGATGAAAACACGGGGCAGTTTTATGTGAATCAGGCCAACCCGGTTGATTCCCGGGGGATTCCGGCCAATCAATGGTAA